From a region of the Xanthomonas rydalmerensis genome:
- a CDS encoding sensor histidine kinase translates to MSPPSPLPAPPRAPALLAWARIVPVFLVSGALGLLMSLSWDSPLPVLVRSLMLGAAALGAYTLFERWPPRLPRWLARWALQVFGVALAIPTTTLLIYLGSTQAGAPPFWQDSDRLAGFATLTIVGVLIAPWMALAALVRQKDALARHQALAFALERSELEREALDARLQLLQRQVAPHFLFNTLANVQALIDVGSPRAAELMRSLIAYLHAAVPRLHDATSTLGDELALARAYLELMHMRMPDRLRYAIDAEDAVQEVRCPTLAVLTLVENAVKHGIDPSEEGGSIAIRAWRSGERCHLRVEDSGAGEDDGRGGLGTGLRTLRDRLALGFGDTAQLQLRPRLPHGTCADLSLPMTVPPR, encoded by the coding sequence ATGTCGCCTCCGTCCCCGCTCCCCGCACCACCGCGCGCACCCGCGCTGCTGGCCTGGGCGCGCATCGTGCCGGTGTTCCTGGTCTCCGGCGCGCTCGGTCTGCTGATGAGCCTGAGTTGGGACAGTCCCCTGCCCGTCTTGGTCCGCAGCCTCATGCTGGGCGCGGCCGCACTGGGTGCTTACACGCTGTTCGAGCGCTGGCCGCCACGGCTGCCGCGCTGGCTGGCGCGCTGGGCGCTGCAGGTGTTCGGCGTCGCACTGGCGATCCCGACGACGACCCTGCTGATCTACCTGGGCTCCACTCAAGCCGGTGCGCCGCCGTTCTGGCAGGACTCGGATCGGCTGGCCGGCTTCGCCACGTTGACCATCGTCGGCGTGCTGATCGCGCCATGGATGGCCCTGGCCGCCCTGGTCCGGCAAAAGGATGCCCTGGCCCGGCATCAGGCGCTGGCGTTCGCGCTGGAGCGCAGCGAACTGGAGCGCGAGGCGCTGGACGCGCGCCTGCAGCTGTTGCAGCGCCAGGTCGCCCCGCATTTTCTGTTCAACACCCTGGCCAACGTGCAGGCGCTGATCGATGTCGGTTCGCCGCGGGCCGCGGAGCTGATGCGCAGCCTGATCGCCTACCTGCACGCCGCGGTGCCGCGCCTGCACGACGCCACCAGCACGCTGGGCGACGAACTGGCGCTGGCCCGCGCCTACCTGGAGCTGATGCACATGCGCATGCCCGACCGGCTGCGCTATGCGATCGACGCCGAGGACGCCGTGCAGGAGGTGCGCTGCCCGACCCTCGCCGTGCTGACCCTGGTCGAGAACGCGGTCAAGCATGGCATCGATCCATCCGAGGAAGGCGGCAGCATCGCCATTCGCGCCTGGCGCAGCGGCGAGCGCTGTCATCTGCGGGTGGAGGACAGCGGGGCCGGAGAGGACGACGGCCGCGGCGGGCTGGGCACCGGCCTGCGCACCTTGCGCGACCGCCTCGCGCTTGGCTTCGGCGATACGGCACAACTGCAGTTGCGTCCACGCCTGCCGCACGGCACCTGCGCCGATCTCAGCCTGCCGATGACGGTACCGCCCCGATGA
- a CDS encoding S8 family serine peptidase, whose protein sequence is MTSPCTRPVTVLLSALALGMAAGNSAAAASAADDPLFRYQWYLHNQGQAVIGDTLPTAGVDLDVDVLHELHIRGAGAKIGVIDGGLDIRHEDLAANILPNGSHNFLDGSHDPKPSDVDDAHGTAVAGIAAAVGWNGKGGRGVAPQASLAGFNYLQSDQSDDKLRYAWGNGADARNLDIFNNSWGIVSNFYPNVSVEDQYAWEKLMRAGRNGKGAIYVKAAGNDFDSFIYADAQGALADHCPDLPKRYNVACSLANVDPKNDLITTIVVGAVNARGVRSSYSSPGSAVWVSGFGGEYGQQKRYQQSRSAATASDPLYDPAIVTTDLSGCAAGYNRDGVPVENALDGSKSPIDASCNYTGLMNGTSSATPTVSGVTALMLGVNPQLTWRDVKYILATTARQIDSGQPKALYNGSVIDPGWITNAAGHRFSNWYGFGLVDAAAAVEAATHFTTLPPLQDTDYQVYSGAASTIGGVASPARLTVNIKQQMKVEAVQLYFDGTHKDPSRLRVVLVSPHGTRSYVMTPFSALNKDVYTQGMSIPLTASNAFLDEDAAGPWTLEVADMLDAHGKEQLQHFELRVVGH, encoded by the coding sequence ATGACATCTCCCTGCACACGACCGGTCACTGTCCTGCTGTCGGCCCTCGCGCTCGGCATGGCCGCAGGCAATAGCGCGGCCGCCGCAAGCGCCGCCGACGATCCACTGTTCCGCTATCAGTGGTACCTGCACAACCAGGGCCAGGCGGTCATCGGCGACACGCTTCCCACCGCGGGCGTCGACCTGGATGTGGATGTCCTGCATGAACTCCACATCCGCGGTGCAGGCGCCAAGATCGGCGTGATCGATGGCGGGCTGGACATCCGCCACGAAGACCTTGCCGCCAACATCCTGCCCAACGGCTCGCACAATTTCCTCGACGGTTCGCACGACCCCAAGCCGAGCGACGTCGACGACGCGCACGGCACGGCGGTGGCCGGCATCGCCGCCGCGGTAGGCTGGAACGGCAAAGGCGGACGCGGCGTCGCCCCGCAAGCATCGCTGGCCGGCTTCAACTACCTCCAGTCGGACCAGAGCGACGACAAGCTCCGCTATGCATGGGGCAATGGCGCCGACGCCAGAAATCTGGACATCTTCAACAACAGCTGGGGCATCGTCTCCAATTTTTATCCCAACGTCTCGGTCGAAGATCAATACGCCTGGGAGAAACTCATGCGCGCCGGGCGCAACGGCAAGGGCGCCATCTACGTCAAAGCGGCCGGCAACGACTTCGACAGCTTCATCTACGCGGACGCGCAAGGCGCTCTGGCCGATCATTGCCCGGATCTGCCCAAGCGCTACAACGTCGCCTGCAGCCTGGCCAACGTCGATCCGAAGAACGATCTGATCACCACCATCGTGGTCGGCGCAGTGAATGCGCGAGGCGTGCGCAGCTCGTACTCATCGCCCGGCTCGGCGGTCTGGGTCAGCGGCTTCGGCGGCGAATACGGGCAGCAGAAGCGCTACCAGCAGTCCCGGTCGGCGGCGACCGCCAGCGACCCCCTCTACGACCCGGCGATCGTGACCACCGATCTCAGCGGCTGCGCCGCCGGGTACAACCGCGACGGGGTGCCGGTGGAGAACGCGTTGGACGGCAGCAAGTCCCCGATCGACGCTTCGTGCAACTACACCGGGCTCATGAACGGCACGTCCTCAGCCACGCCGACGGTGTCAGGGGTGACGGCGCTGATGCTCGGCGTGAATCCGCAACTGACCTGGCGCGACGTGAAATACATCCTGGCCACGACCGCGCGGCAGATCGACAGCGGGCAGCCGAAAGCGCTCTACAACGGCAGCGTGATCGATCCCGGCTGGATCACCAACGCCGCCGGCCATCGCTTCAGCAATTGGTACGGCTTCGGGCTGGTGGATGCAGCCGCGGCCGTGGAAGCGGCCACGCACTTCACAACGCTGCCGCCGCTGCAGGACACCGACTACCAGGTCTACAGCGGTGCGGCCAGCACCATCGGCGGTGTCGCATCGCCAGCCAGGCTGACCGTCAACATCAAACAACAGATGAAAGTCGAGGCGGTGCAACTGTACTTCGACGGCACCCACAAGGATCCCAGCCGTCTGCGCGTGGTGCTGGTCTCCCCGCATGGCACGCGCAGCTACGTGATGACCCCGTTCTCGGCCTTGAACAAGGACGTCTACACCCAGGGCATGTCGATCCCGCTGACCGCCAGCAATGCCTTCCTGGACGAGGATGCGGCCGGGCCCTGGACGCTGGAGGTCGCCGATATGCTCGACGCGCATGGCAAGGAACAACTGCAGCACTTCGAACTCCGCGTGGTGGGCCACTGA
- a CDS encoding LytTR family DNA-binding domain-containing protein: MIPPTALIADDEPLLREALRRQLARLWPELRIVAEARNGREAVRLFEEHAPQICLLDIQMPGLSGVQAAQQIGRRAHLVFVTAYTDYAVQAFAEGALDYLVKPVQDARLADTVGRLQQRLQAAQPAADLTEQLLRLAERLRPPERPAPLRWLQAQSGGTVRLIAVEAIDYLRSDSKYTSVAWRDPDGQACTSIVATPLKDLAAQLDPDDFQQVHRAVVVNRRAILHVVRGDNETAQIHLRGRKETLPVSRSYLPSFRAM, from the coding sequence ATGATCCCGCCCACCGCGCTGATCGCCGACGACGAACCGCTGCTGCGCGAGGCCTTGCGGCGTCAGCTTGCCCGCCTGTGGCCCGAGTTGCGGATCGTCGCCGAGGCACGCAACGGCCGCGAGGCGGTGCGCCTGTTCGAGGAACACGCGCCGCAGATCTGCCTGCTCGACATCCAGATGCCAGGTCTGTCCGGCGTGCAGGCCGCGCAGCAGATCGGCCGGCGCGCGCACCTGGTGTTCGTCACCGCCTACACCGACTACGCGGTGCAGGCCTTTGCCGAAGGCGCGCTCGACTATCTGGTCAAGCCGGTGCAGGACGCACGCCTGGCCGATACCGTCGGACGGCTGCAACAGCGCCTGCAGGCCGCGCAACCGGCGGCCGACCTCACCGAGCAACTGCTGCGCCTGGCGGAGCGGCTGCGCCCGCCCGAGCGCCCCGCCCCGCTGCGCTGGTTGCAGGCGCAGAGCGGCGGCACCGTGCGCCTGATCGCGGTGGAGGCCATCGACTACCTGCGCTCGGACAGCAAGTACACCAGCGTGGCCTGGCGCGACCCGGACGGACAGGCATGCACCTCGATCGTGGCCACGCCGCTCAAGGACCTGGCGGCACAACTGGATCCGGACGACTTCCAGCAGGTGCACCGCGCGGTGGTGGTCAACCGCCGCGCGATCTTGCATGTAGTGCGTGGCGACAACGAGACCGCGCAGATCCACCTGCGCGGCCGCAAGGAGACGTTGCCGGTCAGCCGCAGCTATCTGCCGTCGTTCCGGGCGATGTAG